One Micromonospora sp. WMMD812 genomic window carries:
- a CDS encoding SUKH-4 family immunity protein, translating to MPSLYDEMLSLLNAPLHVVIQPDVQVRAGEVINHWDLPGSDRSALRTWGLPDGPLLRPAPQVDSLPTLVPNVAGEPERRLISADERLYLLGVYGANFDPTLSIRVGAVAGTGRVMGIRARPMTTDDLHPQLRPYHQNLYHPAVCYFNASVASFVEVAWRWRAAVQLLRAHPEPHYTAPSDEHEQHHAEVDRSCEAFLARMTMLDPTLGDLNLGSLWVETITEDL from the coding sequence GTGCCAAGCCTGTACGACGAGATGCTGTCTCTCCTCAACGCGCCGCTGCACGTGGTGATCCAGCCGGATGTCCAGGTACGCGCCGGTGAAGTCATCAACCACTGGGACCTGCCGGGATCAGATCGATCGGCGCTGCGGACTTGGGGCCTGCCCGACGGACCGCTGCTACGCCCGGCACCGCAAGTCGACTCCCTCCCCACGCTAGTACCCAACGTCGCAGGCGAGCCAGAACGTCGACTGATTTCGGCAGACGAGAGGCTCTATCTGCTGGGCGTCTATGGCGCGAACTTCGACCCCACTCTCTCGATTCGAGTAGGGGCGGTCGCCGGCACCGGCCGAGTCATGGGCATACGAGCGCGTCCGATGACCACAGACGACCTCCACCCACAGCTGCGTCCTTACCATCAGAACCTCTACCACCCGGCCGTCTGCTACTTCAACGCCTCGGTGGCGTCGTTCGTGGAGGTCGCCTGGCGCTGGCGCGCTGCCGTTCAACTACTCCGAGCGCACCCCGAGCCGCACTACACCGCGCCTTCCGACGAGCACGAACAGCACCACGCCGAGGTGGATAGATCCTGCGAAGCTTTCCTCGCCCGAATGACGATGCTCGACCCCACGCTGGGCGACCTCAACCTCGGCTCGTTGTGGGTGGAGACCATCACCGAGGATCTATGA
- a CDS encoding IS110 family transposase, which produces MEEVDEQELHVERVAALDLGKAVLEACVRVPHESRPGRRMQEVRTYPTTTVALLQMADWFRIWGVTRVVMESTSDYWKGAYYLLEAEGFECWLVNARDVKNVPGRAKTDKLDVVWLAKVAERGMCRPSLVQPRPIRELRNLTRYRRSLIRDRTREMQRAEKLLEDAQIKLSSVVSELFGVTGRLILDALVAGQRDPRVLAQLAKGRLRPKIAQLQEALRGFFTDHHGAILAMMLSNIDRLTAQIAALDTMVEQAITPFAHQAQQLAQITGAGPIAAQEIIAEVGVDMARFPSAAHLVSWAKFCPQTHESAGKKKNKGRAKGNPWLAATLGNIAATVARSGAGFLGARHRRIARRRGPQKAIVATGNCVLTIAYHLLSDPTAQFHDLGADYFTTRIDRNRRARSLAAALQAVTGQKITIRDGQAIIEVQAA; this is translated from the coding sequence ATGGAAGAAGTCGATGAGCAGGAGCTACACGTCGAGCGGGTAGCCGCGCTTGATCTTGGCAAGGCGGTGTTGGAGGCGTGTGTGCGGGTGCCGCACGAGTCCAGGCCGGGCCGGCGGATGCAGGAGGTGCGGACCTACCCGACCACCACGGTGGCGTTGCTGCAGATGGCGGACTGGTTCCGCATCTGGGGTGTGACCCGGGTGGTCATGGAAAGCACCAGCGACTACTGGAAAGGTGCCTACTACCTGCTGGAGGCGGAGGGCTTCGAGTGCTGGCTGGTCAACGCCCGGGACGTCAAGAACGTCCCGGGCCGAGCCAAGACCGACAAGCTCGATGTGGTGTGGCTGGCCAAGGTTGCCGAGCGGGGTATGTGCCGACCGTCGCTGGTGCAGCCCCGACCGATCCGGGAGTTACGCAACCTGACCCGGTACCGGCGTTCTCTGATCCGCGATCGCACCCGGGAGATGCAACGGGCGGAGAAGCTGCTTGAGGACGCCCAGATCAAGCTGTCCTCGGTGGTCAGTGAGCTGTTCGGGGTGACCGGGCGGCTGATCCTGGACGCGTTGGTCGCCGGGCAGCGCGACCCGAGGGTGCTCGCGCAGTTGGCCAAGGGCCGCCTACGGCCGAAGATCGCACAGCTGCAGGAGGCGTTGCGCGGGTTCTTCACCGATCATCACGGTGCCATCCTGGCGATGATGCTTTCCAACATCGACCGGCTCACCGCCCAGATCGCCGCCCTGGACACGATGGTCGAGCAGGCGATCACCCCGTTCGCACATCAAGCACAGCAGTTGGCGCAGATCACCGGAGCCGGCCCCATCGCCGCGCAGGAGATCATCGCCGAAGTGGGCGTAGACATGGCCCGGTTCCCGTCCGCCGCCCACCTGGTGTCCTGGGCCAAGTTCTGCCCACAGACCCACGAGTCGGCCGGCAAGAAGAAGAACAAGGGCCGTGCCAAGGGCAACCCCTGGCTGGCCGCCACCCTGGGCAACATCGCCGCGACCGTCGCCCGCAGCGGTGCCGGCTTCCTCGGCGCCCGGCACCGACGCATCGCCCGACGCCGCGGGCCGCAGAAAGCGATTGTCGCCACCGGCAACTGCGTGCTGACCATCGCCTACCATCTGCTGTCCGACCCCACCGCCCAGTTCCACGACCTCGGCGCCGACTACTTCACCACGCGCATCGACAGGAACCGCCGGGCCCGCAGCCTGGCCGCCGCACTGCAAGCCGTCACCGGCCAGAAGATCACCATCCGGGATGGCCAAGCGATCATCGAAGTCCAAGCCGCGTAA